The following coding sequences lie in one Arthrobacter sp. SLBN-122 genomic window:
- the glnA gene encoding type I glutamate--ammonia ligase: protein MFTTADEVLKFIKDEDIKFVDIRFTDLPGVQQHFNVPAKSVDADFFINGQLFDGSSIRGFQGIAESDMQLIPDVTTAFLDTFRMEKTLALNFSIVNPRTGDPYHRDPRGVAEKAEAYLASTGIADTAFFAPEAEFFVFDNVQYQSSPQGSFYKIDSEEAHWNTGREEEGGNLGYKTPVKGGYFPVSPTDKQADLRDAMCVALDEVGLEVERSHHEVGSAGQAEINYKFTTLTHAADDLQKFKYVIKNTADAWGKSVTFMPKPVFGDNGSGMHCHQSLWSNGDPLFYDEKGYAGLSDTARWYIGGLLKHSSAVLAFTNPTVNSYRRLVKGFEAPVNMVYSQGNRSAGIRIPITGTNPKAKRIEFRAPDPSSNPYLAFAAQLMAGIDGIRNRIEPPAPIDKDLYELPAEEAKDIPKAPGTLEEALEALAEDNEFLQAGGVFTQDLIDTWIEYKYENEIRPLSLRPNPYEFELYYGV from the coding sequence ATGTTCACGACTGCGGACGAAGTCCTCAAGTTCATCAAGGACGAAGATATTAAGTTCGTCGATATCCGGTTCACCGATCTTCCGGGTGTCCAGCAGCACTTCAACGTTCCGGCCAAGAGCGTTGACGCCGACTTCTTCATCAACGGCCAGCTCTTCGACGGCTCCTCCATCCGCGGCTTCCAGGGCATCGCCGAATCCGACATGCAGCTGATCCCGGACGTCACCACCGCGTTCCTGGACACGTTCCGCATGGAGAAGACCCTCGCGCTGAACTTCTCGATCGTCAACCCCCGCACGGGCGACCCGTACCACCGCGACCCCCGCGGCGTGGCTGAGAAGGCTGAAGCCTACCTCGCCTCCACCGGCATCGCTGACACCGCATTCTTCGCTCCCGAAGCTGAGTTCTTCGTGTTCGACAACGTCCAGTACCAGTCCTCCCCGCAGGGCAGCTTCTACAAGATCGACTCCGAGGAAGCCCACTGGAACACCGGCCGCGAGGAAGAGGGCGGAAACCTCGGCTACAAGACCCCCGTCAAGGGCGGTTACTTCCCGGTCTCCCCCACTGACAAGCAGGCTGACCTGCGTGACGCCATGTGTGTTGCCCTGGACGAGGTCGGCCTCGAGGTCGAGCGCAGCCACCACGAAGTTGGGTCCGCCGGCCAGGCTGAAATCAACTACAAGTTCACCACTCTGACGCACGCTGCCGACGACCTGCAGAAGTTCAAGTACGTCATCAAGAACACGGCAGACGCCTGGGGCAAGTCCGTGACCTTCATGCCCAAGCCGGTCTTCGGTGACAACGGCTCCGGCATGCACTGCCACCAGTCGCTGTGGAGCAACGGCGATCCGCTGTTCTACGACGAGAAGGGCTACGCCGGCCTGTCCGACACCGCCCGCTGGTACATCGGCGGCCTGCTGAAGCACTCCTCCGCCGTCCTGGCCTTCACCAACCCGACGGTGAACTCCTACCGCCGCCTGGTCAAGGGCTTCGAGGCTCCGGTCAACATGGTCTACTCGCAGGGCAACCGCTCCGCCGGTATCCGTATCCCCATCACGGGCACCAACCCCAAGGCCAAGCGCATCGAATTCCGCGCTCCGGACCCCTCCTCCAACCCCTACCTGGCATTCGCTGCCCAGCTGATGGCCGGCATCGACGGCATCCGCAACCGCATTGAACCGCCGGCACCGATCGACAAGGACCTCTACGAGCTCCCCGCAGAGGAAGCCAAGGATATCCCCAAGGCTCCGGGCACGCTTGAGGAGGCCCTGGAGGCCCTGGCCGAGGACAACGAGTTCCTGCAGGCCGGCGGCGTCTTCACCCAGGACCTGATCGACACCTGGATCGAGTACAAGTACGAAAACGAGATCCGTCCGCTGTCGCTGCGCCCGAACCCCTACGAGTTCGAGCTCTACTACGGCGTCTAG
- a CDS encoding TIGR01777 family oxidoreductase, with the protein MHIVMAGASGLIGTSMSAAFRGAGHSVTTLVRRPPAGPAEIRWDPAAGILDPAALAGADAVVNLSGAGIGDRPWTRKRVEELFSSRLGPTRTLVHAMAQLDAPPATFISQSGSNYYGDAGNTVLREDAPTGSGVMAQICLEWEQAALTAPAGVRVVTPRTGVVFSRSGGALGRLLPLLRLGVGGPFGNGHQFWPWVTLPDVTAAFLFLLDSQISGPVNLVAPEQADVNTIIAALADALHRPALLRVPAPVLRTVMPGLGEELLLSSQRMEPAVLSSAGFQWQHGRLEDAARWVAGKSGSA; encoded by the coding sequence ATGCATATCGTCATGGCCGGCGCCTCCGGGCTCATCGGCACTTCCATGTCCGCAGCCTTCCGCGGCGCAGGCCACTCGGTGACGACCCTGGTCCGCCGGCCGCCCGCCGGCCCCGCCGAAATCCGCTGGGACCCCGCCGCCGGCATCCTGGATCCGGCCGCGCTGGCCGGGGCAGATGCCGTGGTCAACCTCTCCGGCGCAGGCATCGGAGACAGGCCGTGGACGCGGAAGCGGGTGGAGGAACTGTTCAGTTCCCGGCTGGGGCCCACCAGGACATTGGTGCACGCGATGGCGCAGCTGGATGCCCCGCCGGCCACCTTCATCAGCCAGTCGGGTTCGAATTACTACGGCGATGCCGGCAACACCGTCCTGCGGGAGGATGCACCGACCGGATCAGGCGTCATGGCACAGATCTGTCTTGAATGGGAGCAGGCCGCCCTGACGGCGCCGGCAGGGGTCCGTGTAGTGACGCCCCGGACCGGCGTAGTGTTTAGCCGTTCCGGCGGAGCACTCGGAAGGCTGCTTCCGCTGCTGCGTCTGGGTGTTGGAGGTCCGTTCGGCAACGGCCACCAGTTCTGGCCTTGGGTCACCCTTCCGGACGTTACCGCCGCCTTCCTCTTCCTCCTCGACTCCCAGATCTCCGGCCCGGTGAACCTGGTTGCACCGGAACAAGCGGACGTCAACACGATCATCGCGGCCCTGGCCGACGCCCTGCACCGGCCGGCGCTGCTGCGGGTTCCTGCTCCTGTGCTGCGAACCGTCATGCCGGGCCTCGGCGAGGAGTTGCTGCTCTCCAGTCAGCGGATGGAGCCTGCGGTCCTGTCCTCGGCCGGGTTCCAGTGGCAGCACGGACGCCTGGAAGATGCAGCCCGCTGGGTGGCCGGCAAGAGCGGAAGCGCCTAG
- the lipA gene encoding lipoyl synthase gives MTLAPEGRKMLRIEQRNAAVPVERKPEWIKAKVQMGPEFVGLKNLVKKEGLHTVCEEAGCPNIFECWEDKEATFLIGGSECTRRCDFCQIDTGKPSPVDMFEPTKVARSVQSMALRYATVTGVARDDLEDEGVWLYAETVRKIHELNPGTGVELLIPDFSGNPDHIKAICDSAPEVFAHNVETVPRIFKRIRPAFRYERSLDVITQGRNLGMVTKSNLILGMGETREEISEALRDLHAAGCDLITITQYLRPSERHLPVDRWVKPQEFVDLQHEAQEIGFLGVMSGPLVRSSYRAGRLWATAMRKKGRDIPAELAHIADGIQDSGTTRQEAATLLASHS, from the coding sequence GTGACATTGGCACCTGAAGGCCGGAAGATGCTGCGGATCGAGCAGCGCAATGCTGCGGTCCCGGTGGAGCGCAAACCGGAATGGATCAAGGCCAAGGTCCAGATGGGCCCGGAGTTCGTCGGGCTGAAGAACCTGGTGAAAAAGGAAGGCCTGCACACCGTCTGCGAAGAAGCCGGCTGCCCCAACATCTTCGAATGCTGGGAAGACAAGGAAGCCACCTTCCTGATCGGCGGCTCCGAATGCACCCGTCGCTGCGACTTCTGCCAGATCGACACCGGCAAACCCTCGCCCGTGGACATGTTCGAACCCACCAAGGTGGCCCGCTCTGTCCAGTCCATGGCCCTGCGCTACGCCACCGTCACCGGCGTGGCCCGCGATGACCTTGAAGACGAAGGCGTCTGGCTCTACGCCGAAACCGTCCGCAAAATCCACGAACTGAACCCCGGCACCGGCGTGGAACTGCTCATCCCGGACTTCTCCGGCAACCCCGACCACATCAAGGCGATCTGCGACTCCGCCCCCGAGGTCTTCGCGCACAACGTCGAAACCGTACCCCGGATCTTCAAGCGGATCCGCCCCGCGTTCCGCTACGAACGGTCCCTGGACGTCATCACGCAGGGCCGGAACCTGGGCATGGTCACCAAGTCCAACCTCATCCTGGGCATGGGCGAAACCCGCGAAGAAATCAGCGAAGCCCTCCGCGACCTCCACGCCGCCGGCTGCGACCTGATCACCATCACCCAATACCTCCGCCCCTCCGAACGGCACCTGCCCGTGGACCGCTGGGTCAAACCCCAGGAATTCGTGGACCTCCAGCACGAAGCCCAGGAGATCGGCTTCCTCGGCGTCATGTCCGGGCCCCTGGTCCGCTCCTCCTACCGCGCCGGCCGCCTCTGGGCCACCGCCATGCGGAAAAAAGGCCGGGACATCCCCGCCGAACTCGCCCACATCGCCGACGGCATCCAGGACTCCGGCACCACCCGCCAGGAAGCCGCCACCCTCCTCGCATCACATTCCTGA
- a CDS encoding protein kinase domain-containing protein produces MDDAQAPEVSGYDVGRLLGRGGSADVWLAREQGSGRDCALKCFRSGGSRLRGSAALSEEDVRREVRILSVLDHQHLIKAHDVVRMAAPGGGTALSMDYAAGGSLGQLVAARGRLSVGETVTVLTPIAQVLGYLHGKGFTHSDVSPGNVLFTGQGKPMLSDLGVARMLGDPGSTGTAGTGGFLDPSPVDAVRAGLQPGRDIYSVAALGWFCLTGEAPGRTADRPPLPLLVPGVPRDLAAALEAGLNEDRRLRPDALAFATAVYRSAEPQPVDLSDAVHPTVLPELLTRRHIPATSKGGSLRVKLQGLRRRAVTSRWSDRLVPQENRGQRQSKAAQSPGKHADVPAATRVTRRLLHVIVPAIAAAAGIWWLSAVSGQLTWPDNAAAERPAVPASPSGDAAVGRQAVTPVDDARQRAGAADPVAAVQGLAALRDYAFSSGTLELLAEVNAPGSAAAAADERTAGQLHASKHRLDGFSSTLSGMAVEDGGTPHQAVVRITSATSGYRTVSAEGTVLAAGAPSAPQPIRLVLVFVDGRWRISDILAAPGSG; encoded by the coding sequence ATGGACGATGCACAGGCGCCGGAGGTTTCCGGTTACGACGTCGGGCGGTTGCTGGGCAGGGGTGGCAGCGCCGACGTGTGGCTGGCCAGGGAACAAGGCAGCGGCAGGGATTGCGCGCTCAAGTGCTTCCGCTCCGGAGGCAGCAGGCTCCGGGGCAGTGCAGCCCTCAGCGAGGAGGATGTGCGGCGGGAGGTCCGGATCCTGTCCGTCCTGGACCACCAGCACCTCATCAAGGCCCACGACGTGGTGCGCATGGCGGCACCCGGCGGCGGCACGGCCTTGAGCATGGATTATGCCGCCGGTGGCTCACTGGGCCAGCTGGTGGCTGCCCGTGGCAGGCTCAGCGTGGGGGAGACGGTTACCGTTCTGACCCCCATCGCCCAGGTGCTGGGTTACCTGCATGGAAAAGGGTTCACGCACTCGGATGTTTCGCCGGGGAACGTGCTGTTCACGGGGCAGGGGAAGCCGATGCTGTCCGACCTGGGTGTTGCGCGGATGCTTGGCGACCCGGGCAGCACGGGGACTGCTGGTACGGGGGGCTTCCTGGATCCGTCGCCGGTGGATGCGGTCCGCGCCGGGCTCCAGCCGGGGCGGGACATCTACTCGGTGGCCGCCCTGGGCTGGTTCTGCCTGACGGGTGAGGCCCCTGGCCGCACCGCCGACCGTCCGCCGTTGCCCCTCCTGGTTCCCGGCGTCCCCAGGGATCTTGCGGCTGCCCTGGAGGCAGGACTGAACGAGGACCGGCGGCTGCGCCCTGACGCCCTGGCCTTCGCCACGGCCGTTTACCGCAGTGCCGAACCCCAGCCCGTGGATCTTTCGGATGCGGTCCATCCCACCGTCCTGCCTGAGCTGCTGACGCGGCGGCACATTCCCGCCACGTCCAAAGGCGGCAGCCTCCGGGTGAAACTCCAGGGCCTGCGGCGGCGGGCGGTGACATCCCGCTGGTCCGACCGGTTGGTGCCGCAGGAGAACAGGGGCCAGCGGCAGTCAAAGGCGGCGCAGTCCCCTGGTAAACACGCGGATGTGCCGGCGGCCACCCGGGTTACCCGCAGGCTGCTGCATGTGATCGTCCCTGCCATTGCCGCCGCCGCGGGAATCTGGTGGCTGTCCGCGGTTTCCGGACAGTTGACGTGGCCGGACAATGCTGCAGCCGAACGGCCGGCAGTGCCGGCAAGCCCATCCGGGGACGCCGCAGTCGGGAGGCAGGCTGTTACCCCGGTGGACGATGCCCGGCAGCGGGCCGGGGCAGCTGATCCCGTGGCGGCCGTGCAGGGACTGGCGGCGCTGCGGGACTATGCGTTCAGCAGCGGCACGCTGGAGCTGCTGGCGGAGGTGAACGCCCCGGGCTCCGCTGCAGCCGCTGCCGACGAGCGCACCGCCGGCCAACTTCATGCTTCCAAGCACCGCCTGGACGGATTTAGCAGCACCCTGTCCGGGATGGCGGTGGAAGACGGCGGAACCCCGCACCAGGCCGTGGTCCGGATAACCTCGGCCACGTCCGGTTACCGCACAGTCAGCGCGGAAGGCACGGTGCTGGCGGCGGGGGCTCCCAGCGCGCCGCAGCCGATTCGGTTGGTCCTGGTCTTCGTCGACGGCCGCTGGCGGATCAGCGACATCCTTGCGGCACCAGGGTCGGGCTAG
- the lipB gene encoding lipoyl(octanoyl) transferase LipB, translated as MTLEFSRLGLAPDFVDYMEGWDAQRELHDKVVAGVAPSTVLLLEHAAVYTAGKLTEDHERPFDGTPVVAVDRGGKLTWHGPGQLIAYPILKLKNRAGIRDYVERLEEVMITVMADYGITAERIKGRAGVWIKADAKGPDRKIAAIGIRVLNGVTMHGIAMNCSNDLAPYGQIIACGITDAGVTTMSQETGRDIRPADIVDRFVEEFRKHEEALVSSPEGALL; from the coding sequence ATGACTCTTGAGTTTTCACGGCTGGGTCTTGCCCCCGACTTCGTTGATTACATGGAAGGCTGGGATGCCCAGCGCGAACTCCATGACAAGGTTGTCGCCGGAGTTGCGCCCAGCACAGTCCTGCTCTTGGAGCACGCCGCCGTATACACCGCCGGCAAGCTGACCGAGGACCACGAGCGGCCTTTCGACGGCACGCCGGTTGTCGCCGTGGACCGCGGCGGCAAACTTACCTGGCACGGACCGGGCCAGCTGATTGCCTACCCCATCCTGAAACTGAAGAACCGCGCCGGCATCCGCGATTACGTGGAGCGGCTGGAAGAGGTCATGATCACCGTCATGGCGGACTACGGCATCACTGCCGAACGCATCAAGGGCCGCGCAGGTGTCTGGATCAAGGCCGATGCCAAAGGCCCGGACCGCAAGATCGCCGCCATCGGCATCCGCGTCCTGAACGGTGTCACCATGCACGGCATTGCGATGAACTGCAGCAACGACCTGGCACCCTACGGCCAGATCATCGCCTGCGGCATCACTGACGCCGGCGTGACCACCATGTCCCAGGAGACAGGGCGGGACATCCGGCCCGCGGATATCGTGGACCGGTTCGTGGAGGAATTCCGCAAACATGAAGAAGCATTGGTTTCGAGCCCTGAAGGAGCTCTACTGTGA
- a CDS encoding RDD family protein, whose amino-acid sequence MVDRKDIGSWLSGPDTSGISKYPGERLGLPESGPGSMARAGRRIAAICIDWAIALLISNFAFGGDSWATLAVFAIEQILLVGTLGYSIGHRMMGIAVVKPGGGTPGPLAALVRAVLLCLVIPAVIFDPDQRGLHDKAMNTLLIRR is encoded by the coding sequence GTGGTAGATCGCAAAGACATTGGGTCCTGGCTCAGCGGACCGGACACCTCCGGCATCTCCAAGTATCCGGGGGAACGCCTGGGCCTGCCCGAGTCCGGTCCGGGCTCCATGGCACGGGCGGGGCGCAGGATCGCAGCCATCTGCATCGACTGGGCCATCGCGCTGCTCATCAGCAACTTCGCCTTCGGCGGCGACTCCTGGGCCACCCTGGCGGTCTTCGCAATCGAGCAGATCCTCCTGGTGGGAACGCTCGGTTACAGCATCGGCCACCGCATGATGGGCATCGCGGTGGTGAAGCCGGGCGGTGGCACACCCGGGCCACTCGCGGCGCTGGTCAGGGCGGTGCTGCTCTGCCTGGTCATCCCCGCCGTGATCTTCGACCCGGACCAGCGCGGCCTGCACGACAAGGCGATGAACACGCTCCTCATCCGCCGCTAG
- a CDS encoding DMT family transporter, with protein MDSIDSKPSSARPGLPSGRAQGRRRMVALLSLLGATLFWAGNYVVGAGAVQSIEPLSLVFLRWAIALVPLLVIAQLVERPNWRSVLAAWPWLVALSVCGLLGYNLLLYVALVHTDAFNASLINAFNPALITLAAAVFLHERLTPLSVAGVLLALAGVLIVISGGDAGRLLTAGFGTGEVLMVGAVVVWTAYTVIGRRAPTIPPITATAVQAAVAVALLAPVRLATGGLALPSTGNSWASLLFIAVFPSVLSYLLWNRALTVLPAGGAGVFLNLITVFTAILTILAGHVHTTAQLVGGAIVIGGVVVANAPNFRRQKARQG; from the coding sequence GTGGACTCCATCGATTCAAAACCGTCGTCCGCCAGGCCGGGGCTGCCATCCGGGCGCGCCCAGGGCCGCAGGCGCATGGTCGCGCTGCTCTCCCTCCTTGGGGCAACGCTGTTCTGGGCCGGCAACTATGTCGTAGGCGCCGGTGCGGTCCAAAGCATTGAGCCGCTGAGCCTGGTCTTCCTGCGCTGGGCCATCGCGCTGGTGCCGCTGCTGGTCATAGCCCAACTAGTGGAGCGGCCAAACTGGCGCTCAGTCCTGGCCGCGTGGCCGTGGCTGGTGGCGCTCAGCGTCTGCGGCCTGCTCGGCTACAACCTCCTGCTGTATGTCGCCCTGGTGCACACTGATGCGTTCAACGCTTCGCTGATCAACGCCTTCAATCCGGCACTCATCACGCTTGCCGCCGCCGTCTTCCTGCATGAACGGCTGACGCCGTTGTCAGTGGCCGGCGTCCTCCTGGCCCTGGCTGGCGTCCTGATCGTGATCAGCGGCGGGGATGCCGGCAGGCTGCTCACCGCGGGCTTTGGTACCGGCGAGGTGCTGATGGTCGGTGCCGTGGTTGTCTGGACCGCGTACACGGTGATCGGCCGCCGGGCCCCGACGATTCCGCCGATTACGGCCACGGCAGTCCAGGCGGCAGTGGCGGTGGCCCTGCTGGCCCCGGTCCGCTTGGCCACTGGCGGGCTGGCCCTGCCTTCAACCGGCAACTCCTGGGCGTCACTGCTGTTTATCGCTGTTTTCCCGTCGGTGCTGTCCTACCTGCTGTGGAACCGTGCCCTGACGGTCCTGCCCGCAGGCGGCGCCGGGGTGTTCCTCAACCTCATTACGGTGTTCACCGCCATCCTTACCATCCTCGCCGGCCACGTCCACACCACCGCACAACTGGTGGGCGGTGCCATCGTGATCGGCGGCGTGGTCGTTGCCAATGCGCCGAACTTCCGCCGGCAGAAAGCCCGGCAAGGTTGA
- a CDS encoding DUF4191 domain-containing protein yields the protein MAKSPDSSNSTPAGSSAVKRGLFTRKPKEAKAKKPSRLKQIGEVFTMTRRHDPMVPWLMLLAFLGVVAVSFLVGFWLDNWITGLIIGIPLGLLAATFILSRRAERAAFAQIENQPGASGAALGTLRRGWITEEQPVAVNPRTQDAVFRAVGRPGVVLVSEGPTHRVKPLLDAERKRLARILPNVPVHTIQTGHGEGQVPLSQVAKKMGKMKNELTKLEVSTVSKRIASMGTRMPIPKGIDPYKARPNRGR from the coding sequence ATGGCGAAATCCCCTGACTCCAGCAACTCCACCCCGGCGGGCTCAAGCGCGGTGAAGCGCGGCCTGTTCACGCGCAAGCCGAAGGAAGCAAAGGCCAAGAAGCCCAGCAGGCTCAAGCAGATCGGCGAGGTCTTCACCATGACCCGCCGACATGATCCCATGGTTCCGTGGCTCATGCTGCTGGCGTTCCTGGGCGTTGTGGCAGTCAGCTTCCTGGTGGGTTTCTGGCTGGATAACTGGATTACCGGCCTCATCATCGGCATTCCCCTGGGCCTGCTGGCGGCAACGTTTATTTTGTCCCGCCGCGCCGAACGTGCCGCCTTCGCACAGATTGAAAACCAGCCCGGCGCCTCGGGCGCCGCCCTGGGCACGCTCCGCCGTGGCTGGATCACTGAAGAGCAGCCTGTGGCTGTCAACCCGCGCACCCAAGATGCCGTTTTCCGCGCCGTTGGCCGCCCCGGCGTCGTCCTTGTCAGCGAAGGCCCCACCCACCGTGTGAAGCCGCTGCTCGATGCCGAGCGCAAGCGCCTGGCGCGCATCCTGCCCAACGTTCCTGTGCACACCATCCAGACCGGACATGGCGAAGGCCAGGTGCCCCTGAGCCAGGTGGCGAAGAAGATGGGCAAGATGAAGAACGAACTGACCAAGCTGGAGGTCAGCACCGTTTCCAAGCGCATTGCCTCGATGGGCACCCGGATGCCCATCCCCAAGGGCATCGATCCCTACAAGGCCCGTCCCAACCGCGGACGCTAG
- a CDS encoding DUF3817 domain-containing protein has protein sequence MNPRTTVIRAFHILAVAEACSWAALLAGMYFKWIAGTSELGVQVAGPIHGALFIGYGVAALMLWRVQRWPFMVAVLAGFSAIFPFATLLFERWAGRRGYLSAAGAEVSAGDLESSRV, from the coding sequence ATGAACCCCAGGACAACCGTGATCCGTGCCTTCCATATCCTCGCGGTGGCCGAGGCCTGCAGTTGGGCAGCGCTCCTTGCCGGGATGTACTTCAAGTGGATAGCGGGCACCAGTGAGCTTGGCGTCCAGGTGGCTGGACCCATCCACGGTGCGCTGTTCATCGGCTACGGAGTCGCTGCCCTGATGCTGTGGCGGGTGCAGCGCTGGCCCTTCATGGTGGCGGTGCTGGCGGGGTTCTCCGCCATCTTCCCGTTCGCCACCCTGCTGTTCGAGCGATGGGCTGGGCGGCGCGGTTACCTCAGTGCCGCAGGGGCAGAAGTGTCCGCCGGTGACCTCGAGTCCAGCCGGGTATAG